A portion of the Tachysurus vachellii isolate PV-2020 chromosome 14, HZAU_Pvac_v1, whole genome shotgun sequence genome contains these proteins:
- the foxb1a gene encoding forkhead box protein B1a → MPRPGRNTYSDQKPPYSYISLTAMAIQSCPEKMLPLSEIYKFIMDRFPYYRENTQRWQNSLRHNLSFNDCFIKIPRRPDQPGKGSFWALHPNCGDMFENGSFLRRRKRFKVLSSDPLAPSKPSEAAHYLQQQHAKLRLSALAATGAHLPHVPAYNLTTPPPSTFKHPFAIENIIARDYKVPGGLAFSTMPSMSAGYPLHGQLATAWPHVYGAGALESAAPISVASDYGAYGVPIKSLCHGAQSLPAVPVPIKPMPPHLPAFLSNSPQSLSPTSPHTATGQSSPANPSDTLSGPATLQSVAVH, encoded by the coding sequence ATGCCTCGCCCGGGCAGAAACACTTACAGCGACCAAAAACCTCCCTATTCGTACATCTCTCTGACGGCCATGGCGATCCAGAGCTGCCCCGAGAAGATGCTGCCGCTTAGCGAGATCTACAAATTCATCATGGACCGCTTCCCGTACTACCGCGAGAATACACAGCGATGGCAGAACTCACTGAGGCACAATCTATCCTTCAACGACTGTTTCATCAAGATCCCTCGGCGGCCAGATCAGCCGGGCAAAGGCAGTTTCTGGGCGCTGCACCCGAACTGCGGCGACATGTTTGAAAACGGCAGTTTTCTTCGGCGTCGCAAGCGCTTCAAGGTGCTCTCATCGGACCCTTTGGCACCGAGCAAGCCTTCAGAAGCTGCACATTACCTGCAGCAACAGCATGCAAAGCTGCGTCTGAGCGCGCTGGCCGCCACTGGAGCGCACCTGCCACATGTACCCGCCTACAACCTGACCACACCTCCGCCGTCTACCTTCAAGCACCCGTTCGCTATTGAGAACATCATCGCGCGCGATTACAAGGTGCCCGGCGGCCTGGCCTTTTCCACAATGCCTTCCATGTCTGCCGGTTACCCGTTACACGGTCAGCTCGCCACAGCCTGGCCGCATGTGTATGGCGCGGGAGCTCTTGAGAGCGCTGCGCCCATTTCCGTGGCAAGCGATTACGGCGCATATGGCGTGCCTATCAAGTCGCTGTGCCACGGAGCGCAGAGTTTGCCCGCCGTTCCGGTGCCCATCAAGCCGATGCCCCCCCACCTGCCCGCGTTTCTCTCGAACTCTCCACAGTCTCTAAGCCCCACATCCCCTCACACGGCAACCGGCCAAAGCAGTCCGGCCAACCCAAGCGACACGCTGAGCGGCCCGGCTACACTGCAGTCTGTCGCCGTGCACTGA